The Methanobacteriaceae archaeon genomic interval AAATGTCATTAATAGTATTATTGAAGATCTTCGTTGTGCAGCTGGAGACTCCATGGCCCATGAAACTTTAATCCATATTAAAGAGGAATTCAGTACCTATGACTGGATTATGGATGGTTTATTTGAAAAAACAGGTTTTTCAATTAACTCAAAAATAATAGAAGGAAATTTTTTAACATATATTTGTTCTAAAAAATGAATTATTAATAATTCAGAACTTTTCAAATAGTTTTTATGGGTGGAGAAAAATACTATTATTTTAACTATTTCACCCAAAAGTTTATTACTCTTTAAAATAAAAGTTAAATCTCTATTTTACTTCAGGATGCTAATTAATTTAACTCCTTTTTATTAAAATAATGCTTTTATTGCAGTTAAATATCAAACTACGCATTAATATATTCATTCATAATATAAAAATACCATATGATTAATAATATACTATTATGGAGAAAATAATGAGTTCTAATGAAAATCCCACCAGTGATATGGATCAACGAATCTCCACTATAACTGGAGACCCTAAAAAAGCCATACGTATGCTTTCAGTTCCTATGATTATTTCCATGCTCTTAATCATGGCTTATAATTTAGCAGACAGTATATGGGTAGCTGGTTTAGGGCCTAATGCTCTGGCAGCTCTGGGATTTGTCACCCCACTATTTATGATAGTCATGGGACTGGGTAATGGCCTGGGGGCAGGAGCAGCATCATTAATTTCCCGTTGTATAGGTGCAAAGAATAAAAAAGGTGCAGATAATGCTGCCACACACTCCATAATTCTCACCATAGTGATTTCAGTATTTTTAACTGCAGTTCTCTTAATATTTCTCCCCAGTATTCTTCTGGCCATGGGGGTAGGTGAAACCCTGGATCTGGCCATTCAGTACGGGCAGGTCATATTTGGAGGTTTAATATTCATCATATTTTCCAGTGTAGCATCTGGTATTTTAAGGGCAGAAGGAGATGCAAGAAGACCCATGTATGCCATGGCCGCCACTGCCATCTTAAATATAATTATAGACCCCATATTTATCTATTATTTTGGATGGGGAGTTAGTGGGGCTGCCTGGGCTACGGTTCTCTCCTCTGGCCTCTCCTGTATCTTTATGATCTACTGGTTACTTCTAAAAAGAGATACTTATGTTTCTTTTTCCAGGAAAGATTTCCAAGCAAGCTGGAAAGTAGTAAAAAATATTTTGGCCGTTGGTCTACCCGCCAGTGCCGAGTCATTTGTAATGTCAATTTTAGGCATAGTATTAAATTTAGTCCTGGTCATGACCGGCGGAGCCGAGGCAGTGGCCGTTTATACTGCCGGATGGAGAGTAGTGATGATGGCCATGATTCCACCCATAGGGATTGGAACTGCAGCCATAACTGTTTCTGGAGTAGCATACGGCTCTAGAAAATACGGAAATCTTACTAAAACCCTCCATTACTCAGCCAAATTAGGGGTGGGAATTGCTTTAGTCACAAGTGTCCTCACCTATATCTTTGCTCAAAATATTGCCAGCATATTTGCCTATTCCTCCCAGAGTGCTTTCATGGCCCCAGATATTGCTGCGTTCTTACAGGTGATGTGCCTGTTCTATATAACAGTTCCCCTGGGGATCACTGCCAGTTCAGTTTTCCAAGGTATGGGAAAAGGAATTACTTCACTGATACTTACCGTGCTACGAGAAGTAGTTTTCATTTCATTCTTTGCATATCTATTTGCTTTTGTATTAAATATGGGATCTCAAGGAGTATGGTGGGCAATAGTTGTGGGTGGAGGTTTGGGATGTATTGTGGCCTATCTATGGGCCAATTATTACATCAAAGGCCTTAAAAAGAATTATTAAAATTAGTGGATTTGGATTAGTAGTTTCAATAATATATGAAAATCAGGCCTAGATTAAACTCCCAAATAGCCCATATTGCAAAATTTTGAATTCTAACCACTTTCAGATAATATCGTTAAAAGCTAATCTGACAAGAGTTAATAATAATTTAATTATTTTATCCATTAATTATAATTAACAAACTAATCAAAATCTTTTTATAATATGAACCCAAACCTTAATAAGCTGTTCTATGCCGGGATAGTCTAGCTTGGTAAGGCGCAAGACTGGAAATCTTGTGGAGATTCTCTCCGCCTGGGTTCAAATCCCAGTCCCGGCGCTCAATTCTTTAAAAAACAGATCGGCCAATTTATTAATTCTGATTTTTAAATTTATTCTATTTCATCAACTATTTTATAAATTTTTTTAGAACTTTGATTGATACTCTATTTCTTTAAATGTAATCTAGAAATCAGTTCAATTTCCCTATTTAATTCTAGATCATCATCTTATCGGTTAAGGGGATATGATTAAATCATGTATTTATAGAAATAATAAATAAACAGCAAATATTATTTAAAGTTCAGAACAGGAAAAGACTTTTATTCTGGAAATAAGGCCTATTTTACATAAGTGTTTAATAAAAAGAAGTTTAATATTGAATTATCAATTTCTAAATTGCCGAGATAGTCTAGTCTGGTAAGGCGCAGGATTCGAAATCCTGTGAGCATTCGCTCTCCCTGGGTTCAAATCCCGGTCTCGGCGTCTAAATTTTTTTATATAATTTATTTTTTTGGAATGGATTAAAATATTAAAATCCATTTCACTAATTAAAAATAGTCATGGCCCTGCACCTCAGGATTTATTAGATTTCCGGGATAATTTATGACTCAGTGATAGAAAAGCTTTATAAGAGGCATAGCCACGTTCCCCATAAATTTTACTTTGTATTTAAATCCTCTTCCTTCAAGTTCCTCTGAAACATCCCCTAAAAGTTCAGGAATGTCTAGTTTTTGCGGACACATCTTCACACACTTTCCACAGTTAATACAAAGCCCTGCATGCGATTCATCTCCGCCAAATATGCCTCCAAAACGTTGTAAATACATAAAAGACGCTCCTCTTTTTTTAAACATGTATTTGTAATTATATATGCTGAAACATTCAGGTATATCCACTCCCACCGGGCATGGCATACAGTAACCACAAGAAGTACAGTCAATTTTCATGAGATTTCCATAAACTCCTTTAACTTCATCATAGAGTTTTAGATCATCTGCAGTTATTGAATCTGATAGTGTGTCTTTTGCAACCTTAATATTCTCTTTAAGTTGATCTAATTCCCCCATTCCAGAAACTACACATGTAACTTCTGGATGGTTTAAAACCCATCTCAAAGCCCATTCTGCTGCACTTCTCTTAATATCAGCTTTTTCCCATATTTTTTGCGCATCTTCAGGTACATCTCCCGCGAGAATACCTCCTTTTAATGGTTCCATAATGAATACTGCAATTCCCTTGGAGTATGCATATTTAACACCTTCAATTCCGGCCTGATTTTTTTCATCTAAATAATTGTACTGAATTAAGCACGCGTCCCAGTTGTAAGCATCTACAATTTCTTTAAAGACTTCGCTATTGTCATGGAAAGAAAATCCAATATTTTTTATTTTACCTTTTGCACGGGCATCTTCTAAAAATTCCAGAACTCCCAGATCTTTAAGTTTTTCGAAACTGTCTTTACCCAGCGCATGGATTAGATAATAATCAATATAGTCAGTCTGAAGCTTTTCAAGTTGTATTTCCAGATATTTTTCCATGTCTTCATATTTATTAATAAACCATGACGGCATTTTAGTGCAGAGCTTCACCTTTTCCCGGTATCCGTCTTTCAGGATTTCTCCTAAAAATGATTCACTTGCACCTCCGTGATAGAGAAATGCAGTGTCAATAAAATTTATTCCATTGTCTATCCCATGATAAATCAGTTCTTTTGCACTTTCTTTATCAATTCGACCTGTTTTAGTTGGAAGCCTCATAGCACCGAATCCAAGTGCTGAAATTTCATCATTGTTTCTTTCAATGTTCCTATATTGCATTGTATCAGCCTGTTAATTGTCTTTACTTATTTTCTTTGCTTTTCTTCCCATTATTCTTCCATTAATCGCCAGGTAAAATTTGAATACTGGAGGCACGACTTTTGTTAAAACACCTTCCATATCCCCCGATACATCATCTAAAAGATCCATAATAGGTAAATCCTGAGGGCAGTGTTTTTCACATTTTCCACATTTTATACACTTAGATGCATAAGCACCTTCATGGAAAACTCCTAGACCCAAAGCATATTGCAATTGGTTCATTCTTTTATTTCCAAAGATATATGTGCTGTCGTAGAATTCAAAACACCGAGCTATATCTACTCCTGCAGGGCAGGGCATACAATACTGACATCCGGTACATCCTATTTTCATCAGATCCCTATATTTATCTCTAACTTTTTCCACCAACTCTAATTCTTCTGATTTTAAAGAATTAGGTAATGCTTCATCTGCAATTCGAAGATTTTCTTTTATATGTTCTTCTTCATTCATCCCTGAAAGTACACATGTAACTTCTGGATGATTTAAAATCCATCGTAAGGCCCATTCTGCAGGTGTTCTTTTTATTTCCGCTTGATTCCAGATATCTTCCACTTCCGAGGGTATGTTTTTTGTCAAATTGCCTCCTCTAAATGGTTCCATAATTATTATTCCCAGTCCTTTCTCTGCTGCATATTCTAAACCTTCTTTTCCTGCTTGATTTTTTTCATCAAGATAATTATATTGAATCATGCAAAAATCCCATCATATGCATCCACAATTTCTTTAAAAAGTTCTTTATCTCCGTGGAATGAAAATCCTGCATTGATTATTTTCCCCTCAGATTTTAATCTATCCAGAAATTCCAGTGCCCCAAATTTCAGCATTTTTTCCCATCCAGGATGATTAAGGCCGTGTAACATGTAATAATCAATATAATTGATATTAAAATTCTCCAGCTGGACTTTAAAAATATTCTCCATGTCTTCTGCCTTATTTACATTCCACGGTGGAAGTTTCGTTGCAATTTTAACCTTTTCTCGGTATCCATCACCAAGTGCTCTACCAACCAATGGTTCATTCATGTATGCTATGGCCGTATCAATGTAGTTAACACCATGATCTATAGCATATCTGATCTGTTCTGTAGCCCTTTTTTCATCTGCCCTACCATTATTGGTTGGCAATCTCATTGCACCAAAACCTAAAACAGAAAGTTCATCACCATTTTTTTCTATTTCACGATATAACATTCCATTACCTCTTTTAACGTAGATTGACTTGTTAGTTGAATATTATAATAAAATATTTATTACCTCGAAATTCCATCCCAAAAAAGATCAAAAGCCTGTTCTTTAATGTTAGAACTTGCTTTTTCTGGATATTTTTCAATATGTCCTACTGTAGCCACGATACTGCCCCATAAAAAATCCACAATCAATTCATAAGAAACATTTTTAATTTCATGTTTTTTCAAACCTACAGCATATGCTTCTAAGGCCATTTCTAAGCGATTTTCAATCTCTTCTTTGGTTAAAGAAGTTATATATGGAGAACAGTGAAAACTAAGAATAAATTGAAACATTTCTGGTTTTTTTATTCCAAAATCAACCAGGGATATCCATAAATATTTTATATTTTCCTTAAATGACTTTTTACTGTTGTAATGGCCAGCAATTTCACCTACCATCGACTCTTTTGAATAAAGATATAATCTGTTGATTAACTCTTCTTTGGTTTTAAAATAGTGAAATAATGTTCCTGTGGCCACACCCGCAGATTTTGCAATTACTGCAGTTGATGTTCCATGAAATCCATTCTCTACAAATAGTTTTAATGATGCATTCAGAATTCGCAGCTCTTTTTCCTTCAAATTTTCACCTTATAATAGATAATTCATTCAAATTAATATAGACTGATTAGTCAGTTTAGTATTTATATTTATTTATTTATTTAAAAATTTTGAAAATAGAATTACTTACTTGAAATACTTTTCATGTACTCTTCCACAAAATAGTTCATGAACCTTATAGCAATATTATGAATAATTAATTAGAAAATTACAATCCATTATTAACTAAAATAGGGAATCCTACAATGAAAATAGAGAAAAAAACAGTTCCAGAGCATCAAGTAGCATTTATTTATCAAATTGGTAGTTATGATAAAATTCCAGGCTGTTTAGGGGCTGTAATTGAATGGCTAGTAAAAAATGGCCTGGAACCAAAGTATCCAGTCTATGGACTATATTATAATTCTCCCTTAGAAGTGACTCCTGATGAATTAGAATGGGAAGTAGGGGCTGGGTTTGAAGGAAAAATAGAGGAAGAAAGTCTAAAAGATTTAGATAATGAAGAAGTTCACTTACAGACAATTTCCGAACATCAAGTAGTTTCCACAGTATTTAAAGGACCATATGGTGAAGCATCATCAGTTTATGTGGATTTATACGAATACACGATCCAGAATAATCTAAAAATAGTGGGCCCCGTCAAAGAAATATATTTAAACAGCCCAGAAATGGCCTCGGCAGAAGAATTGCTAACCGAAGTCCAATTTCCAGTAATTTAAGAAATAAACTGATTTAAAAATTTGATTTGTTAAGATAAGAATAATAAAATAAATAATAGATATACTTGATTAATGAGCATTTACAAATTTATAAATAATTATTATGTGGAGGTTTTTGAATGGAGATAACAGAGAAAAAATTTGAAGAAACCACAGTAGTTTATATAGAATGTAAAGGCAGTTATCTAAAAATTCCCGATTACATGCAGGAGTTAGGAATGTGGGTAATGGATAAAGGCCTGGAAATGACTGGCCTAGTATATGGAACTTATTATAACAGTCCAGAAGAAGTTCCTGAAGAAGAATTAATATATGAAATAGGTTTTTCAGTTGCCGGAAATATACCTGAAGATGAAAAAATAAAATCTAAGACAATAGCCGAACATATGGTAGTTGCAGCTATACATAAAGGCCCCTATACCCATGTTGGCCCGGTTATTCACGCAGTAGCAGAATATGCAATTTCCAATGGTTACAATATTGTAGGGCCTATTACTGAGATTTACTTCAATGATCCCAATGAGGTCGATGAAAACGAACTCTTAACTGAGGTTCAGTTTCCGGTAATGAAAAAATAGAATCATGAAATTTCATTAAATAATTTTTTAATTAAACATCTAATTTTGCTTTTTTCTTATTTTTGACTACTAAAAATTACTTTTAATAAAATCAGAGTATATATTCTAAAAATCATATTTTTTATAAATAAGAAAGAACTATAACTAATTATTCAACACAACCATAATTTAAGTTTATAATTTAAAACATTAAAATTAATGAATATATTTTATCAAAGCTAATTGGAGTGTATTTAAATGATGAAAGTTAATGATGTAAAAATGTATTATGATCAGGCCATGGCATTTTTAGGACAAGAAGAAATAGAAAAATCGTTGGTATTTTTTGATAAAGCACTTGAAGTGGATGAACAGTATTCTCCAGCCTGGAATAATAAGGGTATAGCTCTTTTAAGTCTTAAAAAGTATCCTGAAGCTTTAGATTGCTTTGAACATGTTATGGCCCTTAATCCTATGGATAGCATGGTAATATATAACAAAGGCTACGTTCTTTTAATGTTAGAAAGATACCAAGAGTCAGTAGATACGCTTGAGCTTTTTTTGAAAAGATATTCACAAAAAGACGATTTCTACAAATTTGGACTCTATCTACAAGCCAAAGGATTTTACAATCTTAAAAACTACGAATATGCGGAATTATTGCTTCAAAAGGCAGTTAAAAAAGATAAAAACTTTAAAGAAGCGCAGGAACTCCGAGGTATTGTTTTAAAAGAAAAGAATTCAGCAGATTAATATCGTATATATATTAATTAATTTTATTTTTATCACATTATATGTCCAGATTCTTATTTTTATAGATTATATTATCATAATTATGAATTTAAAAAGATTAAAATCCCTGAAATCTATAAAAAATCAATTTTTTCTCGTTTTATATAGGCCATTCCCTGGAAAATAGCCACCAAATCATCTTTTTCATCAGTTATCCTAACCGTATAAGATGATAATTTAGGATTTCTGGAAACTTCTTGGGCCTCTGCCAGTAGGATTTTTCCTCTTCCAGCATTCATATAGGATATAGTAGCATTTATACCCACGGAAATATTCTCATGTGAATTGGCCGCAGCAGCAAAGGCCATATCAGCCAAGGTGAAAATAGCACCTCCATGGACAATTCCCACACCATTTAAATGATTTTCTGTGATGTCCATTTTGACTTTAGCCCATCCTTTTTTTATTTCCAGGATTTCTATGCCATTAAACTTGGCAAATTTATCTTTTTGAAAATATTTTTTTATTTGCTCCATTATTAATTCCTCAATAGTTTAAATATAAGATAAAAATTTATTTAAAAAAATTTAATAATTCGATAATTGCAAGTATTTTATAATGTAATTTAATATATAACTCCTAAACAATATTAATTATTAAGATTCTAAGAATAATCTATACTGAATACTAATCCAAATATAACTTTATTTTAATTATAGCTTAAATTAATTAAATAAATAAGTAAATATATGAGTTGATAATATGAAAAAGCACGACAACACCACTCCCTACCAATCCGACCTTTATGATGCTCATGTGATAAATACACTACCATATTATGATTCATATCATCAGGAAACCATTAATTTAATTAAATCACTGCCTTCACCTCCAGAAATATGGATGGATACCGGTTGCGGTACTGGTTCTCTAATTGGAAAAGCCTTAAGTGAATTCCCAGATACTCAATTTTTGCTTCTGGATCCTTCCGAAGGAATGCTGGAGAATGCCAGATCAAAATTATCTGCTCAAAAAGATCGTGTTAAATTTCTTAATCCATCAACAACTCAAGAATTCCAAGAAAAATTAGAAAATAAACCCGATGTGATCACGGCCATTCAATGTCACCATTATTTATCATACGAAGATAGGATAAATGCCATTGAAGTTTGTTATGATACTTTAAAAGAAAATGGAACATTTATAACCTTTGAAAATATTCGGCCACTCACTAAAAAAGGAATAGGGATCGGAAAAAGTTACTGGAAGAACTTCCAATTGGAACATGGAAAAGATGAAGAAGAAATAGATCAGCATTTGGCTAGATTTGATGTTGAATATTTTCCCATAACTATTGAAGACCATCTGGCCGTTTTAAGAGATTCTGGATTTTCCACCGTGGAAGTTTTATGGTATTCCTACCTGCAGGCCGGTTTTTATTGTATAAAATAAAATTAGATCTTTAAAGTCGTTTTAATAAATAAAATTTTTATTTATTTAAATATCTATTAATTGAAATTTGAATTAATAGTTTAAAATTTGATTTGCAATTAAGAAAGAAGGGACATTCATGGAAAGTGAAAGATATAAAATAGGCTGGAAAAAGCTTAAAGAAGTTGATGGTAGTGCAGGAGAGGCAGTAGTAGAAAGTTTGAATGAAATCGCACCAGATTTAGGCCAATACATTATTGAGTACGAGTTTGGCGATGTTTACTCCCGTACAGGGACCTCCCTAAAGCAAAAAGAGGTTGCAGTGGTTGCCGCACTAACTGCAATGGGAAATGCAGCTCCCCAATTAAAAGTTCATATAAATGGGGCCATTAATGTGGGTTGTTCTATTGAAGAACTGGTAGAAATAATGATTCAGATGTCAGTTTACTGTGGATTTCCAGCAGCTATAAATGGAATAACCGTATTAAAAGAAGTGATTTATGAAAGAGGTATTAAATTTAATCCTGTTTCTCAAAATTCAGATGAAAATAGATTTAAAACCGGAACAAAATGGTTAGAAAAATTGGAAGAAGGTCATATTCAGGAATTGAAGGAAAAATTAGATTCAATAGCACCAGATATGGTAAATTATATTATTGGACATGCTTATGGTTCCGTGTACAACAGAAAAAATCTTGAAGCAAGCTTTCGCCAAATTGCAACCATATCTGCACTTACCGTTAAGGGAACGGCCCAGAGCCAATTAGCATTTCATGTAAAAGCAGGATTAAGTATTGGGCTGACAAAAGAAGAAATAATAGAAACTATGATTCTGATGAGCGTTTACGCAGGATTTCCAGCAGCCATAAATGGATTAAATGTAGCCAAAAATGTTTTTAAAGAATTATAATCATTTTATTTATATATTAATTCTATTATTTTAGTTATTTAAATAAAATCAAGAAAAATCTTGTAAAATTTGGGCTTGATTTTGGCAAATTTATTTAAACTACAAAATGTAATAAAAATAATTAGTTGAATTTATAGTGTTGAAGTTAGTATAATTCCAACCAAGAATAATAAAGTAAAATGTTTGTATATTAATATAATTAATATATTAAACTGGGAAAACTGCACATAAATACTAATTTAAAGATAAATCATGATTTAAAATAGTTATTAATAATATTAGGTGATTATATGGAAAGATTAGGTTCATTTAAAGAATATTTACCCATTAAAACAAAAAAGGCAGGAGATAAAAATGTGGGCTTGCTGGTTGATGGGCCAAACATGCTCAGAAAAGAATTTTGTCTTAATTTAGACTTTATAAAAGAACTTTTAGAAGAAAATGGTAGTTTAAAAGTAGCTAAAGTTCTTTTAAATCAATATGCGTCTGATAAATTAATTGAAGCCATAGTTAACCAGGGTTTTTCTCCCATGATGGTGGCGGGAGACGTGGATGTTCAAATGGCAGTAGAGGCCTATGAATTGATTTACAACCCCAATATTGACATACTGGCACTTATGACCCGTAATGCCGAGTTTATGCCACTTATTAATATTGCTAAAGAGAATGGTAAAGAAACAATAGTAATCGGGGCCGAACCTGGTTTTAGTATTGCTTTAAAAAACGCTGCAGACAGTACAATTGTTTTAAATGGTGAAAACAGCTGCAAAGATTAATTTAATTATTTTATTATTTTAAATATAATTTTTGATTAATATTATTAATTTTTTATTTAATTTCTCTTCAATTTCATATTAATTAGATACTATTTTTTTATATTCATTTAATTTATCCTCTTTTTACTCAATTATAAATAAAATTTAAAACAAATTTATTATAATGACTAATAAAAAGGATTTGAAAAAAGAAAGTGAGAAAGGTATAAAACATGCTCATCATTCTGGGAGTCCTCGTCCTTGATTAAAGTGATTATAATTGGTATTTTAGTTCGTACTGGGCCCATTTATAGATAAAACAATTATCTTAAGGTTTAAGTCGATTAAATCCATATTATCAGTTATTAATTTATTAGTCAGTTAAGGGGTGAAAAAATGTATAAGAATATACTATTAACCACAGATGGTTCCAAATATTCAAAAAAAGCAGGTGAACATGCGATAGAGCTTGCAAAATTAATTGGTTCAAATATAACTGTTTTGAGTGTAATTGAAACCTCTTACATTCAAACGTTGCCTGAAGGCGACTTGATTGAAAGAATGGAAGATGTAATGAAAAAAGAAGGACAAAATGCCTTGGACAGTTTTACTCAGCAATTAGAAATGCACAAATGCAATGGTTCGTGTGAAAATATAACATTAAAAACCGAACTTAAGGTAGGTAGTCCCTCAGAAACTATTTTAGAAACCATCAAAGAAGAAGATATAGGTCTAGTAATTATGGGAAATTCTGGAAAACATGGTTTAGACCGTTTCTTACTGGGAAGTGTGGCTGAAAAAGTTTTAAGGTCTGCAACATGCCCCGTATTAGTTGTACGTTAATTGTGCCTTATTTTTAATTAAACTTACTTTTTCTAACACTAAGATAACTATTAATCCCATTAAGTCATTTAAATCCCCAAATAAGGCCAATATCTACTAAATATGAAAAATATCAGTTAATCGACCACAAGATTTATATATTTCTGAGTTCATACTGTGTGAATTAGATAGATGCCTAAAAGAAAATTAGGCATTTATTCTTCAAAATAAGAAAAATGAACAGTTTTAGTAGATTATAATGAATTTCTAATCAGTTCGATGAAAAATCACTTTAAAATTAAAAACTGATCAATGTGATGCCTATGAATAAATGGGGATAAAACATGCAACAAATAAATCGAATTAGTAAAAAAGAAATAAGTACTATTATGCATCATACTGGCGATGTATGTCTTCTTTTAGGGATCGCCATTCTAATACCAATTATAATTTCATTAATTTATCATGAACCTCAATATATAGTTCCTTTTTTATCTGCATCTATAGTTACCATGTTATTTGGTGCCATAAGCAGAAAATTGTTTAAAAAAGAAGGAAGCATGACCCTTAAAGTGGCCATGGTTTTTTCAACTTTAATATGGCTGATTGTATGCGCTCTGAGTGCACTGCCCTACTATTTTTCTGGAGAATTATCATATCTTAATGCTTATTTTGAGGCCATGTCAGGTTTTACCACCACTGGTTTCAGTATGTACCCTAATTTAGATGTAGTTTCTTATACCATACACTTCTGGCGCGCATTTACCCAATGGCTCGGCGGTTTAGGAATAATATTTCTGGTTTTAGCTCTTTTAAGATCCACTGGGGCCGATGTTATGCGTTTGTATATTGCAGAAGGTCGTGAAGAAAGATTACTTCCTAGTGTAAAACATACTACTCGTGTTATTGTTTATATTTATGCCGGATTCACCGTTCTGGGAATAATTCTCTTTATTTTAGCCGGAATGCCTATTTTTGATTCTATTTTCCAAACATTTGTTACACTATCCACTGGTGGATTTGGAATGCACAACACCAGTATTCTATTTTACAATAATGTTTGGATTGAAATTGTGGCCATGATTATTATGATGATTGGAGCCACCAACTTTGCCCTGCACTTTACGGTGATAAAAGGTAACTGGAGGGAGTATTTTAAGGATATAGAAACCAAGGTGGCCTACAGTCTGATAATCATAGCCACCATCCTGGTTACATTTATGTTGCTTAAAAACCATATTTACGGTTCTGGCCTATTGGAAAACCTTCGATTTGCCCTTTTCCAAGTAGTATCTGCGGTAACCACCACTGGGCTGCAAACTGCATTCTATCCAGATATTCTTAAACAATGGATTGGTTTAGGCATATTTTTAATCACCTTACTAATGATTATTGGTGCCGGATCTGGTTCTACAGGTGGAGGTATTAAATGGCTGAGATTTGGAATACTAATTAAAAGTATGGTCTGGCAGGTTAAGTCAT includes:
- a CDS encoding MATE family efflux transporter; this encodes MSSNENPTSDMDQRISTITGDPKKAIRMLSVPMIISMLLIMAYNLADSIWVAGLGPNALAALGFVTPLFMIVMGLGNGLGAGAASLISRCIGAKNKKGADNAATHSIILTIVISVFLTAVLLIFLPSILLAMGVGETLDLAIQYGQVIFGGLIFIIFSSVASGILRAEGDARRPMYAMAATAILNIIIDPIFIYYFGWGVSGAAWATVLSSGLSCIFMIYWLLLKRDTYVSFSRKDFQASWKVVKNILAVGLPASAESFVMSILGIVLNLVLVMTGGAEAVAVYTAGWRVVMMAMIPPIGIGTAAITVSGVAYGSRKYGNLTKTLHYSAKLGVGIALVTSVLTYIFAQNIASIFAYSSQSAFMAPDIAAFLQVMCLFYITVPLGITASSVFQGMGKGITSLILTVLREVVFISFFAYLFAFVLNMGSQGVWWAIVVGGGLGCIVAYLWANYYIKGLKKNY
- a CDS encoding aldo/keto reductase, giving the protein MQYRNIERNNDEISALGFGAMRLPTKTGRIDKESAKELIYHGIDNGINFIDTAFLYHGGASESFLGEILKDGYREKVKLCTKMPSWFINKYEDMEKYLEIQLEKLQTDYIDYYLIHALGKDSFEKLKDLGVLEFLEDARAKGKIKNIGFSFHDNSEVFKEIVDAYNWDACLIQYNYLDEKNQAGIEGVKYAYSKGIAVFIMEPLKGGILAGDVPEDAQKIWEKADIKRSAAEWALRWVLNHPEVTCVVSGMGELDQLKENIKVAKDTLSDSITADDLKLYDEVKGVYGNLMKIDCTSCGYCMPCPVGVDIPECFSIYNYKYMFKKRGASFMYLQRFGGIFGGDESHAGLCINCGKCVKMCPQKLDIPELLGDVSEELEGRGFKYKVKFMGNVAMPLIKLFYH
- a CDS encoding aldo/keto reductase, with translation MIQYNYLDEKNQAGKEGLEYAAEKGLGIIIMEPFRGGNLTKNIPSEVEDIWNQAEIKRTPAEWALRWILNHPEVTCVLSGMNEEEHIKENLRIADEALPNSLKSEELELVEKVRDKYRDLMKIGCTGCQYCMPCPAGVDIARCFEFYDSTYIFGNKRMNQLQYALGLGVFHEGAYASKCIKCGKCEKHCPQDLPIMDLLDDVSGDMEGVLTKVVPPVFKFYLAINGRIMGRKAKKISKDN
- a CDS encoding aldo/keto reductase is translated as MLYREIEKNGDELSVLGFGAMRLPTNNGRADEKRATEQIRYAIDHGVNYIDTAIAYMNEPLVGRALGDGYREKVKIATKLPPWNVNKAEDMENIFKVQLENFNINYIDYYMLHGLNHPGWEKMLKFGALEFLDRLKSEGKIINAGFSFHGDKELFKEIVDAYDGIFA
- a CDS encoding TetR/AcrR family transcriptional regulator; the protein is MKEKELRILNASLKLFVENGFHGTSTAVIAKSAGVATGTLFHYFKTKEELINRLYLYSKESMVGEIAGHYNSKKSFKENIKYLWISLVDFGIKKPEMFQFILSFHCSPYITSLTKEEIENRLEMALEAYAVGLKKHEIKNVSYELIVDFLWGSIVATVGHIEKYPEKASSNIKEQAFDLFWDGISR
- a CDS encoding GyrI-like domain-containing protein, producing the protein MKIEKKTVPEHQVAFIYQIGSYDKIPGCLGAVIEWLVKNGLEPKYPVYGLYYNSPLEVTPDELEWEVGAGFEGKIEEESLKDLDNEEVHLQTISEHQVVSTVFKGPYGEASSVYVDLYEYTIQNNLKIVGPVKEIYLNSPEMASAEELLTEVQFPVI
- a CDS encoding GyrI-like domain-containing protein, with translation MEITEKKFEETTVVYIECKGSYLKIPDYMQELGMWVMDKGLEMTGLVYGTYYNSPEEVPEEELIYEIGFSVAGNIPEDEKIKSKTIAEHMVVAAIHKGPYTHVGPVIHAVAEYAISNGYNIVGPITEIYFNDPNEVDENELLTEVQFPVMKK
- a CDS encoding tetratricopeptide repeat protein; the encoded protein is MMKVNDVKMYYDQAMAFLGQEEIEKSLVFFDKALEVDEQYSPAWNNKGIALLSLKKYPEALDCFEHVMALNPMDSMVIYNKGYVLLMLERYQESVDTLELFLKRYSQKDDFYKFGLYLQAKGFYNLKNYEYAELLLQKAVKKDKNFKEAQELRGIVLKEKNSAD
- a CDS encoding hotdog fold thioesterase, which encodes MEQIKKYFQKDKFAKFNGIEILEIKKGWAKVKMDITENHLNGVGIVHGGAIFTLADMAFAAAANSHENISVGINATISYMNAGRGKILLAEAQEVSRNPKLSSYTVRITDEKDDLVAIFQGMAYIKREKIDFL
- a CDS encoding class I SAM-dependent methyltransferase, producing the protein MKKHDNTTPYQSDLYDAHVINTLPYYDSYHQETINLIKSLPSPPEIWMDTGCGTGSLIGKALSEFPDTQFLLLDPSEGMLENARSKLSAQKDRVKFLNPSTTQEFQEKLENKPDVITAIQCHHYLSYEDRINAIEVCYDTLKENGTFITFENIRPLTKKGIGIGKSYWKNFQLEHGKDEEEIDQHLARFDVEYFPITIEDHLAVLRDSGFSTVEVLWYSYLQAGFYCIK